The Rugosibacter aromaticivorans region GGCGGAATCATTCAAACTGCCTAACGCCAATGGCGCGCTGATTGCCGGTGTTGTCCGTGGCGCACCTGCCGAGCGGGCAGGCATTCAACCAGGCGATGTACTGCTTGATGTCGCGGGTAAACCTGTAAAAGATGCCCAAGCGATGCTCGGGCTCATCGCTGCCCTTGAACCAGGAAAAGTGGCTCGCCTAACGTTAATGCGCGCGGGTAAAACTTTCAACGCCGATGTCACCATCGGCAAGCGCCCTAAACCGCTGGCTGAGGAATAAAGGCAATAAGACCTTGAGTCCTCGCCCGATGGCGAGCTTTACGGTGCGCTATCGCCGGAGGCAGCGAGGGCTGGCTTGGCGATGAAGCCCGCCATGAAAACGCCTGCTTCAAACAGCAGCCACATGGGCATGGCCATCATAAATTGTGAGATGACATCGGGCGGCGTGAAAATTGCGCCGATCACAAACGCTCCAACGATGACATAAGGCCGCCACTCGCGTAGCTTTTCAACGCGCACAAATCCCATTTTGACCAGCACGATGACAATCACCGGTACCTCAAACGTGGCACCAAAAGCAAGAAACATGGTGAGCACAAATGAAAAATATTTTTCAATATCCGTCATCCACGAAACGCCAACGGGGGCAAACCTCGCCATAAAGCCAAAGACCATCGGAAAAAACGCAAAGTAGGCAAAGGCCATCCCCGTAAAAAAAAGCAAGACGGAAGCAATTAACATCGGCACAGCAAATTTCTTTTCGTGGGCATATAGCCCTGGCGCGACAAACGCC contains the following coding sequences:
- the tatC gene encoding twin-arginine translocase subunit TatC encodes the protein MVEGQESFLSHLVELRDRLIRILIAVLVVFVPMAFFARELYSLLAAPLLHVLPAGGTMIATDVVGVFLVPMKVALVVSFLVVLPYVLYQIWAFVAPGLYAHEKKFAVPMLIASVLLFFTGMAFAYFAFFPMVFGFMARFAPVGVSWMTDIEKYFSFVLTMFLAFGATFEVPVIVIVLVKMGFVRVEKLREWRPYVIVGAFVIGAIFTPPDVISQFMMAMPMWLLFEAGVFMAGFIAKPALAASGDSAP